From one Desulfobaculum bizertense DSM 18034 genomic stretch:
- the pyrH gene encoding UMP kinase — translation MSNLRYKRVLLKLSGEALAGKKNFGIDPETVSAFCREIAEVAQLGVQVALVIGGGNIFRGMAASAKGMDRAQGDYMGMLATVMNALAVQDGLEKEGIQTRVLGAISMQEVCEPYIRRRAIRHLEKGRVVICAAGTGNPYFTTDTAAALRAAELHTEAILKATKVDGVYDKDPMIHSDAKRFDRLTYIDVLNKRLRVMDSTAISLAMDNNLPIAVFNLFESGNIKKVVCGENIGTVVEGGE, via the coding sequence ATGAGCAACTTGCGCTACAAAAGAGTGCTGCTGAAACTCAGTGGTGAGGCATTGGCGGGAAAGAAAAATTTCGGTATAGATCCCGAAACCGTCAGCGCGTTCTGCCGCGAGATTGCGGAAGTCGCCCAGCTGGGCGTGCAGGTTGCCCTCGTCATCGGCGGCGGCAACATCTTCCGTGGAATGGCTGCAAGCGCAAAAGGTATGGATCGTGCCCAGGGTGACTACATGGGTATGCTCGCAACCGTGATGAATGCCCTTGCTGTTCAGGACGGCCTCGAAAAAGAAGGCATCCAAACCCGGGTACTGGGCGCAATTTCCATGCAGGAAGTCTGCGAGCCGTACATCCGCCGCAGAGCCATCCGTCACCTGGAAAAAGGCCGCGTTGTCATTTGTGCCGCTGGTACTGGCAACCCCTACTTTACCACTGACACCGCAGCTGCCCTGCGTGCCGCCGAGCTTCATACCGAAGCCATCCTCAAGGCTACCAAGGTCGATGGTGTCTACGACAAGGATCCCATGATCCATTCCGATGCAAAGCGCTTTGACCGCCTGACCTACATTGATGTACTGAACAAACGACTTCGGGTTATGGACTCCACGGCCATCTCTTTGGCTATGGACAACAACCTGCCAATCGCCGTATTCAATCTTTTTGAATCCGGAAATATTAAAAAAGTCGTCTGCGGTGAAAACATCGGAACCGTCGTCGAAGGAGGAGAATAG
- the frr gene encoding ribosome recycling factor, translated as MQSVMDDAKTRMKKALSALDKEFSKLRTGRASTSLVDDILVDYYGTPTPLKQIASVAIPDSRSITIQPWDRGAFGPIEKAIITSDLGLNPVNDGKLMRIAIPPLTEDRRKELVKVAKKYTEDCKVAIRNVRRDSNDTLKKMEKDKDISEDDQRRGQDEVQKITNQMVEQSDKQFKAKEAEIMEI; from the coding sequence ATGCAGTCTGTCATGGATGATGCGAAAACACGGATGAAGAAAGCCCTCTCGGCTCTCGATAAAGAATTTTCCAAACTGCGCACTGGCCGCGCATCCACCTCTCTGGTGGATGACATTCTGGTCGACTACTACGGAACCCCTACCCCGCTGAAACAGATCGCATCTGTCGCCATTCCCGACAGCCGCTCCATCACTATTCAGCCTTGGGACCGTGGTGCATTTGGCCCCATCGAAAAAGCCATCATTACGTCTGACCTCGGTCTGAACCCGGTCAACGATGGCAAGCTGATGCGCATTGCCATTCCGCCGCTGACCGAAGACCGCCGCAAAGAGCTGGTCAAGGTCGCAAAAAAGTACACTGAAGACTGCAAGGTCGCTATCCGCAACGTCCGCCGCGACAGCAATGACACCCTCAAGAAGATGGAAAAAGACAAAGACATCTCTGAGGACGATCAGCGCCGTGGTCAGGATGAGGTGCAGAAGATCACCAACCAGATGGTTGAACAGTCTGACAAGCAGTTCAAGGCAAAAGAAGCCGAGATCATGGAGATCTAG
- a CDS encoding phosphatidate cytidylyltransferase encodes MNSSHKKRIVTAAVLLPVLICSIAFRGWLEIALLAAISVIGLWEFYSMFWKDGRHSWLKIAGAGLGLLILWGGKTNMHGLILAALIAGFWVSSLWFLLRFSKAPEAQTEENSFGMASVLVTGLLYVPVMLQFLFNFERVEIVVVLAAVMAADTGAFYSGAAFGGPKIWPVISPKKTWAGSIGGMCASILVCLLAGCIDEYMLAGAGAGRPWWMWACLGFGLNISSQFGDFIESAVKRRLRVKDSGTLLPGHGGVLDRIDSLLLAIATYAGLDAIFHFFK; translated from the coding sequence ATGAACAGTTCACATAAGAAACGTATTGTTACAGCCGCCGTTCTTCTCCCTGTCCTGATTTGCTCCATCGCGTTCAGAGGCTGGCTCGAAATAGCCCTGCTCGCGGCAATCAGCGTTATCGGGCTGTGGGAATTTTACAGCATGTTCTGGAAAGACGGCCGCCACAGCTGGCTCAAGATTGCTGGCGCTGGCCTTGGTCTCCTCATTCTCTGGGGTGGCAAAACCAACATGCACGGCCTGATTCTGGCAGCTCTTATTGCTGGATTCTGGGTATCCAGCCTGTGGTTCCTCCTGCGCTTTTCCAAGGCACCAGAAGCCCAGACCGAAGAAAATTCTTTTGGTATGGCCTCAGTGCTTGTCACCGGGCTGCTCTATGTTCCGGTTATGCTCCAGTTCCTTTTCAACTTTGAACGTGTTGAAATTGTCGTCGTTCTGGCCGCTGTTATGGCTGCAGATACAGGCGCATTCTACTCTGGCGCAGCATTTGGCGGTCCCAAAATCTGGCCCGTCATCAGCCCAAAGAAAACATGGGCTGGCAGCATTGGTGGCATGTGTGCTTCCATTCTGGTCTGTCTGCTGGCTGGCTGCATTGATGAATACATGCTGGCTGGTGCTGGCGCGGGTCGTCCGTGGTGGATGTGGGCCTGCCTTGGCTTTGGCCTCAATATTTCCTCCCAGTTTGGCGACTTCATCGAATCCGCAGTCAAACGCCGCCTGCGCGTCAAGGACTCCGGCACCCTGCTTCCCGGGCACGGTGGTGTACTTGACCGCATCGACAGCCTGCTTTTGGCCATTGCGACCTATGCAGGTCTGGACGCCATTTTCCATTTTTTTAAATAA
- the uppS gene encoding polyprenyl diphosphate synthase codes for MDGNGRWATSRGLSRSDGHKAGTEAAKEFVTECLKLGVQHVTLYTFSRENWARPKEEISFLFDLLVRFMRREMDALIKQGIRLNIFGDLSELPFTTRQAIKTAVSLSSGGSKMTLNLALNYSGRDDIMRACKALCKKKLAPEAITEQALAAELYSAGQPDPDLVIRTSGELRLSNFLLWESAYSEFYFTETYWPDFDSAELHKALEDYASRGRRFGKTDAQLAEAESGKNS; via the coding sequence ATGGATGGAAACGGCCGCTGGGCCACGTCTCGCGGACTGTCCCGTAGCGATGGTCACAAAGCTGGAACAGAAGCGGCCAAAGAGTTTGTAACTGAATGCCTGAAGCTGGGTGTTCAGCATGTGACGCTCTATACTTTTTCTCGCGAAAACTGGGCACGCCCCAAAGAAGAAATATCTTTCCTTTTTGATCTTCTTGTTCGCTTTATGCGACGCGAAATGGATGCACTCATCAAGCAAGGCATCCGACTCAATATCTTTGGAGATCTCTCCGAACTTCCTTTTACGACCCGTCAGGCCATCAAAACGGCCGTATCTCTCTCTTCTGGCGGAAGCAAAATGACACTCAATCTCGCCCTCAACTATTCCGGACGAGACGATATTATGCGAGCCTGCAAAGCTTTGTGCAAAAAAAAGCTTGCCCCAGAAGCCATAACAGAACAAGCTCTTGCAGCAGAGCTGTACTCTGCTGGGCAGCCTGATCCTGATCTCGTCATCAGAACCAGTGGCGAGTTACGACTCTCCAATTTCCTGCTCTGGGAATCCGCATATTCTGAATTTTATTTTACAGAAACATACTGGCCGGACTTTGACAGTGCCGAACTGCACAAGGCGCTGGAAGACTATGCCTCCCGTGGCCGCCGTTTTGGTAAAACAGACGCGCAGCTCGCAGAGGCTGAGTCCGGCAAGAACTCCTAA